From a single Drosophila sulfurigaster albostrigata strain 15112-1811.04 chromosome 3, ASM2355843v2, whole genome shotgun sequence genomic region:
- the LOC133845884 gene encoding sphingosine-1-phosphate lyase — protein MRPFSGGDCVKPIGGCINRAFGDKEPWQVAAITATTVLGGVWIWTILTKDESLYVRGKRQFFRLAKKLPPVRRRIEQELKKTKDEFEADIKKSNQHLTYSLRLPEKGLSKEQILGLVDEHLKTGHYSWRDGRVSGAVYGYNPELVELVTEVYGKASYTNPLHADLFPGVCKMEAEVVRMACTLFHGNSDSCGTMTTGGTESICMAMKAYRDYAREHKGITKPNIVVPRTVHAAFDKGGQYFNIHVRYVDVDPETYEVDIKKFKRAINSNTILLVGSAPNFPYGTIDDIEAIAALGVKYDIPVHVDACLGSFVVALVRHAGYQLRPFDFAVKGVTSISADTHKYGFAPKGSSVIMYSEKKFKDHQFTVTTDWPGGVYGSPTVNGSRAGGIIAACWATMMSFGYEGYLEATKRIVDTARYIERGARQIDGVFIFGKPATSVIALGSNVFDIFRLSDALCKLGWNLNPLQFPSGIHICITDMHTKAGVADKFLADLRSCTAEIMKDPGQPVAGKFALYGMAQSIPDRSVIGDVTRLFLHSMYYTPEK, from the exons ATGCGGCCATTTTCTGGAGGGGATTGCGTGAAGCCCATTGGCGGTTGCATCAATCGGGCCTTTGGCGACAAGGAGCCTTGGCAAGTGGCAgcaattacagcaacaactgtttTGGGCGGCGTTTGGATTTGGACGATTCTAACTAAAGACGAAA GTCTGTATGTGCGAGGCAAACGTCAGTTCTTCAGACTGGCCAAGAAGCTGCCACCTGTTCGACGACGCATCGAACAGGAGTTGAAGAAAACGAAGGACGAATTTGAGGCGGATATCAAGAAAAGTAACCAACACCTGACATACTCACTCCGTCTGCCAGAAAAGGGTCTGAGCAAGGAACAGATTCTGGGCCTGGTTGACGAGCATCTCAAGACTGGTCACTACAGTTGGCGCGATGGACGCGTGTCGGGTGCAGTCTACGGCTACAATCCAGAGTTGGTTGAGCTGGTCACAGAGGTGTATGGAAAGGCGTCGTACACAAATCCTCTGCACGCTGATCTATTCCCAGGCGTGTGCAAAATGGAGGCTGAAGTGGTTCGCATGGCTTGCACTCTGTTCCATGGCAACAGCGACTCCTGCGGTACAATGACCACCGGAGGCACCGAATCCATTTGCATGGCAATGAAGGCTTACCGAGACTATGCTCGCGAGCACAAGGGCATCACAAAGCCCAACATCGTTGTGCCTCGCACGGTGCATGCAGCATTCGACAAAGGCGGTCAGTACTTTAACATTCACGTGCGCTACGTTGACGTCGACCCAGAAACCTACGAGGTGGACATCAAGAAGTTCAAGCGTGCTATCAACAGTAACACCATTCTG cTGGTTGGCTCTGCACCCAACTTCCCATATGGTACAATTGATGACATCGAGGCTATTGCTGCTTTGGGAGTTAAATACGATATTCCTGTGCATGTGGACGCTTGTCTGGGCAGTTtcgttgttgctcttgtgCGACATGCTGGCTATCAACTGCGACCCTTCGATTTCGCTGTAAAGGGCGTTACCAGCATCTCAGCTGATACGCATAAGTATGGATTTGCACCCAAAGGCTCGTCGGTCATTATGTACTCAGAGAAGAAGTTTAAGGATCATCAGTTTACGGTCACAACCGACTGGCCTGGTGGCGTCTATGGATCCCCAACTGTAAATGGATCACGTGCTGGCGGCATCATTGCTGCTTGCTGGGCCACAATGATGAGTTTCGGCTATGAGGGATACCTGGAGGCTACCAAACGCATTGTGGACACAGCGCGATACATCGAAAGGGG agCTCGCCAAATTGATGGTGTATTTATCTTTGGCAAGCCAGCGACTTCCGTTATCGCTCTGGGATCCAatgtatttgatattttccGCCTATCAGATGCACTGTGCAAATTGGGCTGGAATCTGAATCCATTGCAATTCCCTTCTGG CATTCACATTTGCATTACGGACATGCACACCAAAGCCGGAGTGGCGGACAAATTCTTGGCTGATCTTCGTAGCTGCACGGCAGAGATCATGAAAGATCCCGGACAGCCCGTGGCTGGCAAATTTGCTTTGTATGGCATGGCTCAGAGCATACCCGATCGCTCGGTTATTGGCGATGTGACCCGCCTGTTTCTGCATTCCATGTACTATACACCTGAGAAGTGA
- the LOC133844279 gene encoding enoyl-CoA hydratase domain-containing protein 3, mitochondrial: MMRFLPNTLKLCTRTLNVRYASTESQEFVKVSNNGGVREITLCHQSTRNSLSMAMMNALHKDLVKDPEDTELRCIVLSAEGKIWSAGHNLKELQANDSAYRKEVFQKITDIILDIQKLPVPVIAKVNGMAAAAGCQLVASCDIIVASDKSTFSTPGASVGVFCNTPGVAIGRVMSRPKSAYMLMTGLPITSQEAYVAGLVTKVVAEKDLDDTIDEIARAIKSKSRAVISLGKQFYYEQLNLPLKDAYKCGQKKMMENLELDDCKEGLTSFIEKRHPVWKHKA, translated from the exons ATGATGCGTTTTTTGCCAAATACCCTTAaatta TGTACCCGTACTTTAAATGTTCGTTACGCTAGTACCGAATCCCAGGAATTTGTAAag GTCTCAAATAATGGTGGTGTGCGCGAAATTACACTGTGCCATCAGAGCACACGTAACTCTCTTTCGATGGCCATGATGAATGCCCTTCATAAAGATCTTGTTAAGGATCCCGAAGACACCGAACTTCGCTGCATAGTACTATCGGCTGAAGGCAAGATTTGGTCAGCTGGTCATAACTTGAAGGAGCTGCAGGCCAATGATTCTGCCTACCGAAAGGAAGTCTTTCAAAAGATCACTGACATCATATTGGACATACAGAAGTTGCCAGTTCCCGTGATAGCCAAAGTAAATGGCATGGCTGCAGCGGCAGGTTGTCAGCTGGTTGCGTCCTGTGATATAATCGTGGCTTCAGACAAGAGCACCTTCTCCACGCCCGG CGCTAGCGTTGGAGTCTTCTGCAATACTCCCGGTGTGGCAATTGGTCGCGTCATGTCGCGTCCCAAATCGGCATATATGCTGATGACTGGTCTGCCAATTACTAGCCAAGAGGCTTACGTAGCTGGATTGGTCACGAAAGTGGTGGCCGAAAAGGATTTGGATGATACCATTGATGAAATTGCAAGGGCCATTAAAAGCAAGAGTCGTGCAGTAATTAGCTTGGGCAAGCAATTTTACTATGAACAACTAAACCTGCCACTCAAGGATGCCTACAAATGTGGTCAGAAAAAAATGATGGAAAACCTGGAATTGGACGACTGCAAAGAAGGTTTAACAAGCTTCATTGAAAAGCGTCATCCTGTGTGGAAGCATAAGGCGTAA
- the LOC133841399 gene encoding glutathione S-transferase S1, producing MADEAQAPPAEGAAPEEGAPPAEGEAAPPAEGEAPPAEPTEPIKHSYTLFYFNVKALAEPLRYLFAYGAIEYEDVRVTRDEWPALKPTMPMGQMPVLEVDGKRVHQSISMARFLAKTVGLCGATPWEDLQIDIVVDTINDFRLKIAVVSYEPEDEIKEKKLVTLNAEVIPFYLEKLEQTVKDNDGHLALGKLTWADVYFAGITDYMNYMVKRDLLEPYPALRGVVDAINALEPIKAWIEKRPVTEV from the exons ATGGCTGACGAAGCACAAGCACCACCAGCTGAGGGCGCCGCACCAGAGGAGGGCGCACCACCAGCAGAGGGCGAGGCTGCACCACCAGCCGAGGGTGAGGCACCACCCGCAGAGCCCACCGAGCCGATCAAACACAGCTACACGCTCTTCTACTTCAACGTTAAGGCCCTGGCAGAGCCTTTGCGCTACCTGTTCGCCTATGGTGCCATCGAGTACGAGGACGTGCGTGTCACTCGCGATGAGTGGCCCGCTCTGAAGCCAA CCATGCCCATGGGACAGATGCCGGTGCTGGAGGTGGACGGCAAGCGTGTGCATCAGAGCATCTCGATGGCTCGCTTCCTGGCCAAGACAGTGGGTCTGTGCGGTGCCACGCCGTGGGAGGATTTGCAAATCGATATTGTCGTTGACACCATCAATGACTTCCGTCTAA AAATTGCAGTCGTCTCGTATGAGCCCGAGGATGAGATCAAGGAGAAGAAGCTGGTCACACTTAATGCTGAGGTCATTCCGTTCTATCTAGAGAAACTGGAGCAAACCGTCAAGGATAACGACGGTCACCTCGCATTGGGCAAG CTCACCTGGGCCGATGTTTACTTCGCTGGCATCACCGACTACATGAACTACATGGTCAAGCGCGATCTGCTGGAGCCATACCCAGCTCTGCGCGGCGTCGTCGATGCCATCAACGCCCTTGAACCGATCAAGGCTTGGATCGAGAAGCGTCCCGTAACCGAAGTCTAG